Part of the candidate division KSB1 bacterium genome is shown below.
AATGAAAACGGCGGCGCAGACGCGATATTTTTCTATAGTCTTTTCAATCTCGGCCAGAGCAGGCATAATGTGTTCTGCTTCCCGAATTGAATACACCTCGATAGGTTTTGAAAACTCGAACCAACAAAACGGAGAGTTGCGGATCAGAAAATAGGGTTGCTCAAACGGCAAAAGGGTTTTCATGCTTTATCCAATTTTGCGAATTTAATTAGGGATCATTTTTCAAAGGACGGCGAGGTTTGCAAAAAGGAGCGGACTGCCGAACTGAGAAAAAATGCAAATTTCGGGGATGAAACGCAACCCTATAACCAGACAGCAGACGGTCGCCTTTTGTCATGGACCGTCTGAAAGCCGTTAATGGTAAAGCATTGCCCAACAAAAGATTCTATGCAAGAAATCAAAGCGTTATTAATAGTTGTTCGAGATAAAAATAATCAATTAATTTTTCAAAAGGAGCCAAGCCCTAAAACGAAGCATGCGGGTTTGCGTTGTTGTAATCATTCAAAAACAGGTGCCGTTGCGTTTTCCTATATTCCGGAGCGGACAAAAGGAGTCTTTTCATCCCGCATCTCCATAATGGCTCGGATCACCTATTACGCCTTGCCGTTGCTCTTGGGATTACAGATTCTGCTGAAACACTATTCGATTTTTTTTCCCGTACGAAAGCAAAAAGGGAACAGATTGACGATACTTTTCGCAGGGCGACAGCAAATCTTTTAAGACTGGTTCCAAGTGCGTTTGCCGACGTTGAGAATCGGCAACAGCAGCAGCGGCAGCCACCACAGGATACTCCATTTAAAAGATGAAAAAGCGTCAAAAGCCCAGATCGCCCAGACAATCCCGATACAAAGCACTGCATAGGGCCCAGCCATTAATCGACGATAGCGGGTGTCAGGAAAACGCCAGGGAGCAAAAAAGAAAACCGTCGCCATTGCCGTGAGCCATAATAAAATCCCAAGAGCTGCCGCGAACAGCTTTCTCTGAAAAAGAAAAACAATCGCCAATACGCCGATCCAAAGGGACGCGCCTGCCCAGCCGAGAATCCAGCCGAGCTTTTCCCCTCGACGATGATTCATATTGTGCCACCCTTTCCGTTAAAAATTAAATGGTCTTATTTCGTGCTGAAAAAATCTTTAAAGGCGGACCCGTTCATACCGCTGACGCCTGACTCCAGAGACAGCGGTTTCTCCCATAGTTTAATGATATGCACAAGCTCGTCGTTGTCGATGTATAACGATTGTCCGTTGGAGAAACCGTTCATATTGATGCCGTCGCATCGTTTGTAAAGCCTGCTGCACCCGCATTTGTCCCCTCCTGCCGCCGACACGACGCGCGTTCGCCAGCTTGACTCCCTCCTTCTAGGTCAGTCGATATGCCGGGAATGCGGACCGTCGATCTTCGATCCATACCCGTTGCATGGATAACCATTTCCGTTGCTATTCCATTATTC
Proteins encoded:
- a CDS encoding phosphoethanolamine transferase CptA, whose translation is MNHRRGEKLGWILGWAGASLWIGVLAIVFLFQRKLFAAALGILLWLTAMATVFFFAPWRFPDTRYRRLMAGPYAVLCIGIVWAIWAFDAFSSFKWSILWWLPLLLLPILNVGKRTWNQS